One window of the Rhipicephalus sanguineus isolate Rsan-2018 chromosome 2, BIME_Rsan_1.4, whole genome shotgun sequence genome contains the following:
- the LOC119382950 gene encoding cytochrome P450 6B1, whose translation MLVAGAILALILTATIFLLRWRRHHFSYFKELGIPGPKPNLIWGNLREYQSMPHYKVLEKWFQQYGDVFGYYNGDVPFVALKDLGFVEYICVRNFQNFVNRGVVMATEERHPVLGRSIMHARSVGWKSIRKAVSYGFSSAKLKLMMPSIKEKADMFFELLAKHVDTGEEVNMMTKYEELSMEYVTRGLYGLNESFLGKPNHHLTVIAKAVFRSLMKGALHVIAQSTTMFGSLMKPFYFLIHAAGKFRLQALSDETEKIVNIRRKDPSYRRLDMLQNLLDAEYSEEPMVSSSTPVPNGGFETRPLTTQEVVVNAATLFVAGFETMATSLSYVTFVLAKYPHIQEKIRKEVSDTISASGSLDYEVVTKKLDYLSQVIDETLRRFPPALTSITREAKEDFVYNGTKFKAGTCFMIAQYHLQMDPRFWPCPDEIDPERFSPENSSALNKCAHVPFGIGPRNCVGMRLALLQLKYTVARLVQKYRLELGGSQEGTMDMEAYCFLSAPSRGPWIVLHKL comes from the exons ATGTTGGTGGCGGGCGCCATTCTCGCTCTTATATTGACGGCTACAATTTTCCTGCTCAG GTGGCGACGGCATCACTTCTCCTACTTCAAGGAGCTCGGTATACCAGGCCCAAAGCCAAACCTCATTTGGGGTAACCTCCGAGAGTACCAATCGATG CCACACTATAAGGTCCTGGAGAAATGGTTCCAACAGTACGGCGACGTGTTCGG GTACTACAATGGCGACGTGCCATTTGTGGCGCTGAAAGATCTGGGCTTCGTCGAATACATCTGTGTCCGGAACTTCCAGAATTTCGTTAACCGTGGT GTCGTTATGGCAACAGAGGAGAGGCACCCAGTCTTGGGCCGATCCATCATGCACGCCAGATCAGTTGGTTGGAAAAGTATACGGAAAGCCGTTTCCTACGGTTTCTCTTCAGCCAAGCTTAAGCTT ATGATGCCCAGCATTAAGGAAAAGGCCGACATGTTTTTCGAGTTATTGGCCAAGCACGTTGATACGGGCGAAGAAGTGAACATGATGACAAAGTACGAAGAGCTCTCGATGGAGTATGTCACCCGGGGTCTGTACGGGCTGAACGAGTCCTTCCTAGGAAAGCCCAATCATCATCTTACAGTCATCGCCAAGGCAGTATTCAGGAGCCTTATGAAGGGAGCCCTGCACGTGATCGCCC agAGCACCACGATGTTCGGCTCGCTCATGAAGCCTTTCTACTTCCTCATTCACGCTGCTGGAAAATTCAGGCTTCAAGCGCTGTCGGATGAAACGGAGAAAATAGTGAACATCAGGAGAAAAGACCCTTCG TACAGAAGACTGGACATGCTGCAAAACCTTCTTGACGCCGAGTACAGTGAAGAGCCGATGGTGTCCTCAAGCACACCCGTGCCAAACG GTGGATTCGAAACGCGGCCGTTGACTACGCAAGAAGTGGTTGTCAACGCTGCCACACTATTTGTTGCAGG GTTCGAAACAATGGCTACGTCACTAAGCTACGTGACCTTTGTTTTGGCAAAGTATCCACACATTCAGGAGAAAATCAGAAAAGAAGTCTCCGACACCATCTCTGCTTCG GGTTCGCTGGATTATGAGGTAGTAACGAAAAAGCTAGACTACCTCAGTCAAGTAATCGATGAAACGCTTCGTCGCTTCCCACCAGCTCTAAC ATCCATCACAAGGGAAGCGAAAGAGGACTTCGTCTACAATGGTACAAAATTCAAAGCCGGTACTTGCTTCATGATTGCGCAGTACCATCTTCAGATGGACCCACGTTTCTGGCCGTGTCCGGACGAAATTGATCCCGAAAG GTTCTCTCCGGAAAACTCGTCGGCACTGAACAAGTGCGCGCACGTGCCTTTTGGAATCGGGCCTCGGAACTGCGTCGGCATGAGGCTGGCACTGCTCCAACTCAAGTACACCGTAGCCAGGCTTGTGCAGAAGTATCGGCTCGAGCTTGGAGGGTCGCAAGAG ggcacCATGGATATGGAGGCGTACTGTTTTCTCTCTGCGCCATCCAGAGGCCCGTGGATTGTACTTCACAAGTTATAA